The following nucleotide sequence is from Corylus avellana chromosome ca7, CavTom2PMs-1.0.
gtaaaattggtccatgtagttagcctaatttacaaatcactccatgtgatttaaaaaataatttataagtccatatggtaggccaaaataacattttactctaTGAACTCATTTTctgttaaatgacttaacgaaAACCGTTACATTGTCACATTacattcaataaaaataagacacgtgttcttttttatttatgcttttaaaaaatgacaaataagtttttttacGTCATTTTGAGGCCCAGACACACTcaacgtcaaattaaataaacataatccctctatatcctCTGTGCTATCgccgtcttcatcttccccaatgaTTTTTGCccgtcatcttcatcttctgaTGGGTGTGATCTTCGATCCATGAgttattttgagatttttgggCATCTACGTTTTTGGATTAATACATTTTTAGGCAGTCTTTCTATGGAAATTCTGATTTGTTTTTAGGTattgaagcatcttcaaaaattgtttccTGGCATCGGAAACAATCTATTTCTCTTtgtgtcgtttttttttttgggaagatgaagatgacggCAACAAAAATCGGtggagaagatgaagacgacggcatgAATACGACAGTAAGAAtcattggggaagatgaagacgatggCAGCACAGGGGATATAGAGgaattaggtttatttaatttgacatagAGTGTGTATTGGAGCCTCAAAATAACgtgaaaaaacttatttgtcattttttaaaagcataaataaaaaataacgcTTTATTGaatgtgatgtggcaatgtaacaGTTTTCGTTAaatcatttaacggaaaataaattcagggagtaaaatattatttggcCTACCTtaaaaacctataaattattttttaaaccacatagAGTGATTTATAAATTAAACCAACCATATgaaccaattttgcatttatccttaaataaaaaaataaacgtaaaattagtccttatggttgacctaatttacaaatcactccatgtgatTTAAAAACCACAATATCTCAATaaggagaaaattttattttttcattccgAATATTAGCCTGAAAGTTAAAGAACAAATTATGTCAATGATAGGAACTCAATGTAACACTCCATTTTAAGATTAGCATTATTGGCACCATAATTTTCGCCCAACTCCCAAAAGGGCgagaaaatatgatttttttgatGCTTTTAAGGTATTTTACGCACAGAACGTTTGAACGCAATCGTTGCTTTTAATAATCAAACAGTAGTCGTTTGCatggaaataaaaattaaccatttcaGCATACGGAGCCATGTTAAACCCAATTTCCCCATTTCACCCATTAGCATAAACCAAACgctagaaagaaagagagagagagagagagaaagaaacaaggaaaaatCTTTTTTGAGGGTCCTCCTAAACTTGGTGTTAAAGAAAACTTGATATGAAATTGCCTAGGGGCCACCTTTTACCTCTGTATTTGCGAGTGCATAGCTTTTTATTCTTATCTTTGTCATAGACCATTATATGTATAAAATCAACAAAATACATCATCCTCTTGTGCCAAATGGACCAATCACACAAACTGTTGTTTTGGTGCAGTCAATTCTACCTTCACAATTTTGTTCagattgaaataaaaaatatggactCAATGATAATTCAACTCCATTTGGGCATTTTCTCTGATtatactaaaaagaaaaagctatATTCAGATTCAAATCAGATATGATTACAGGAAATCTAACCCATCTATTTCAATCTGGAATTTTGTTAACACAAAAGAAAAGCGTTTGAGACCAAATGAAAATCGCAAATACATTTCCAGTACGCCCAGATCTTTAACCTCCAAACCCGTAGAGAGTCCTTCCCTGCCGCTTCAGCGCATAGACAACATCCATGGCTGTCACGGTCTTCCTCCTAGCGTGTTCAGTGTACGTCACTGCGTCGCGAATAACGTTCTCCAAGAAGATCTTCAGCACCCCTCTTGTCTCCTCGTAGATTAGCCCGCTGATTCTCTTGACCCCTCCTCTCCTCGCCAGTCTCCGGATCGCTGGCTTCGTGATACCCTGGATGTTGTCCCGGAGAACCTTCCTGTGCCGCTTGGCTCCGCCCTTGCCCAAACCCTTGCCTCCCTTTCCACGGCCAGACATTTTCGAAAGCTTTATGAAGTTTGAGATTTTAGGGTTGAAGATTTTTGATGAGGGATTTCTGGTGTGGATTGGGGTTTTTATAGAAGGGGTTTTGGGGAAGGGATTTGAGaagaaaggttttgaatttgGATGGGATGCTTGGCGCCGTTGGATTTGAAGGTCAATCGATGGTTGAAGAGGTCGATCCGTGTGCTTGTATTTGTGTGATTCCCAGGCGTCGATTATCTAGGATCGACGGTGCGCGTTGTTCTACCGATATGTGGCGCGGATCCTGGTTTTTCTTAGCTGTTTCTGTGCCATTGTGGCGGGCTATTCGAAATTTTGAGATGGCcgaaataattaaaaatggtCGTATCAAccatcttttaattatttttctttacttctcaaattctctagtccaaaatagaatttttttttttaaaaaaaaaaaatcaatctaatCTCATTCATAAAAAAGTCAAGAGCACAAAAGCTTTTACAATCAAAATCTATGCTGAAGTTAAAAGATCAAAaccaaagctaaaagattacacattaTAGAGGACAATAACAAACAGATTTTATATTGAAGTCCAAACTATGACGTCAAACATCTGTTAAtccatgactaatcttcagttgtaacaaCAAATTTGCTTTACGCTgacaatccaatgcataggtagctcttattcctcgaccttAGGATTAGAAAAAACTCCATGCCGATATTCATCCTCCTCAACCCGAAGGTCAGAATaccgttcacatccacaaccccaagggtttggaccaaATCATAAGGTGAGCAAATCAATAAAGGACATAGCCTTATTACAAGTAGCATGAAATACAAGCAAAATAGACGAACAaggaaaaaacaacaagaaagtaGCAAGacaaaacaacacaatataACCAGAATatagggaaaaacaaaaaaaaggagcaCACTAGGCGAAAGTCGGCAGCCGGAAGAAAAGCCGATCGCGTAATTGCTAGACACCGAAGTGAAGGAGGCGTTGGAAGCTCGACGCGGTAGGGGACACGTTAAAAGACCCTGTAGAAGATTGTGGACGGCAAAGTGGCGCAAAGGAGATCGGTAGCGCACTCAAAAAATTgggggggaagtttgagtgaatcccccaagagCGTCACCCACAAAGTGTGTCAAAACAAACACCTCgcaagaaaaagataaaaacaagcagaaagaaaacacaaacataaaagaaagacagatcggggaagggaggggggaaGGATCAAGGAAGAGGGGGGGAGGGAGGCTGCTATGCTGTCCAAAATAGAATGTTATATTAATaggggttaataacttttttagtatctgggttttgaagtttttttaattttttccatatgttttaaaaaatgacaaaattagtacctcaaattttggaaaagaccgaATCACCACCTTCAGTTTGAGAAATTCTATGGGAGTGGTCGACCACCCCAGTTTGACCTTAGGGGTGGCCCAAGGCCGATATGGGAGTGGCTCCCAAGGGCGATGGGGTGGTTTTGACCACCCCCTGAGGGTAGTTCCGCCACCTCCATAGAATTTTTTAAACTGGAGGTGATGATTTGATCTTTTCCAAAATCGGAGGTactagttttgtcatgttttaaaacttatgggagaaattaaaaaatctcaaagCCCAGGTAGCAAAAAAGGTATTAACCCTATTAATATCATTATGCTTTCGGTCTGAtaatgtgtttgtttgtttggtttttttattttattttatttttaattaaaggaaTACtgtattaataattttttaaaaacttgatAATATAATACATATGTGATTGAAAACcacatcaattaattaaaaatttaaggagCAAATTCTGATGATGGGAATCCAATGCAACACCCCGATTTAAGATTAACCTAGTAACACCTTAATTTTTGTCTACGAGCctgtttgaaattatgtttgaggagcttaaaagtgtgtttaacactcaaatagttcacttgaagaaaaaagtaatcgtttggtaaaaaaattaaaagcgcttttaagggtctaaaaaacctaaaaatgaccaaaacgcatttttgaaaaaagctaaaaaatgaagcttttgcaaaaagaaccttttgacttaaaagctctatttcttaaacgcaatcccaaacaaaaaaaataatgaaatatatatatatataggctcgGTCCAAAGCAGTTCACCAGGTTAGACTCGGGTCACTTCTTTTTGGGCCAAACTGACCCATTCACCGGTCCACGGGTTTTGGCCTAATTATTATGGCCTATGTAACTGGGCCAATTTAGCATATCCTATAAGGCTCCAATCCAAGTCTCAAGTCCATCTAGTTGGCCCAAATCTTTCACAGCCTAGCTGCCACCAATAGCAACACTACTAGCAGTCACTAACAGCAGCACTACTAGCAGTTGGTGGCAgcccatttctctttcttttttccaaacttaagcttacaccttgagtttgaagagatgttagaatattcgatattattatatttggttGCGTTATATATTATAGGGTTTAGTTTTGGGTTTCTTGCTCActacttcttctctctctataaataaagagtTATGTAAACATATCAATAACACACTTACTTTATACAATGTAGTCgttatatgcttccgctctccaactctccaatatattttaacaatatattTAAGATGCACTAACTACTTCACATAAATCACAAATGGGATGCtatattaatatttgtttttgagcATTATCATCAAACGAGAATCTTTGGATAATATAGATCTCAAATCAGTAAATGAAAAGATTTGACAGCAAAACTACGATCCTCATCATATAAAGAATTTGATTTCaggtggttttgtttgtttgattcaTAAAAGATTTGTAAGTTAGGCTACTAATAAAGCACACAAATATTCCGAAAAATAGTTAGCCTTCTGAGAGGGGATAAGcttttattttcaattacaaAAAATCTTATCATATATTAATAAGCTAGAAATCAAACTACTAGAATTCTTCACCGACTACAATTCCTACTTATATATTCTCTTATCATATTTCTCTTCAAATAGAATTCTTCACCCATGCACGTTTCTAACTCACAGAGATCGAGTCCACTTAGCATGGAGGCTGAAGTCAGAGAGCGAAAGCGAGAGCGAGAGGATGATGATGAGTACTACTTAAAAAATCTCCCGGCTGGGTATAGGTTCGATCCCAATGACAAAGAGCTAATTCTGAAGTACTTGAAGCCCAAGCTCTATAACCAGCCCCTGCCACCAAACCAGATCATCGAAGTTAAACTCTCTCTCTACAACCCGAGCGAGCTTCTTGCATAAATGAAATTTCTGTTTATTATTGAAGGAACATACAAACAATATGGAGAAAAtgaattttacatttttactgaaacatacaaacaatatggagaaaatgaattttacatttttactcAATATCCAAATGGAACGCGTCCAGATCGAGCAGCCTGTGATGTGTTCTGGAAGGCTTCTGGAGCTAACAAGGAAATTACAGGTACCGAAAAAAGTATTATTGGTTTTAAGAAGACACTGGTTTTGTACAGTGGAAAACCGAAGTGTGTGAAGACCAACTGGATTATGCAGGAATATAGACTCAACAATCCTCCTTCAGAAGGGGTGAAAAtgacatagttttttttttaaaaaaaaaaaaattgttacttttttttttttttttcaaatttcataatTCTCAAACTGACCATCACTGAATTTTGTTGTATTATCTAGTTAGACGAATGGGTATTCTGCAAGATCTATGAGAGAGTATATGCAAAGAAATCTAAAAAAGCGGAAGAAGAATATGTTGAAGGTGTGGAAGAAGAGGAAGCGAGCCCATCTTTGCCTAGCTTGCAACTCCAATGGTGCCCCGCAGCAGTCCCAGTCCCAGTCCCAACCGGTTGAACAACCTCCCATGTCTTTTCCTTGTAACTCAAATTATGGtggatatttttcttattttttcttctcttcaaagtTATATGGCTTTGAAAGTGTTTCACTGTGCCAATTTTATGGTACATTGGTTTACTAAGTGGTTTGATTCTAACCTTGTGTTTTGAAGCATTTCCATAggatctctcattctctcttccgTATTAAGTGGGTTGATTCTAAccttgtgtttggaagcattcccataagatctctcattttctcttccatTCGGATTAAGAATGAGAATGATCCTCCCTTGTAAACTTTTTGTgcatttgattagaaaaaaaaatggtgcccCGCAGCAGTTCCGACGTATTGAACAACCTCCGCCACTACAACTTCATCCACCGTTATAACTTCCACCGTTACAATTTACTGCACCATTGTCCCAACCGCTGATCAAATACAATCTTCTCAGTCATGTCTAAGAAATGCATGTCTTGAATTCGATTAATAATTCACGGCATAGTTAGGACGTTTTGGttttacatgttaattttttttcttctttaatttatggATATGGATATTCAATTGATTGCCTTTCTTTAGCTCGTCTTTGTTGCTTAATGCATTTTGTTTGTCAAAACAAACCGGCTACCAACGAGGAAACCGGTTGGAAAAATCTGTACCAGAAAACCAGTTGAAAAAAATCAAGTACTCGGTTTCAGTTTTTGGCATCCGGTTAACTGGGCTAAGNNNNNNNNNNNNNNNNNNNNNNNNNNNNNNNNNNNNNNNNNNNNNNNNNNNNNNNNNNNNNNNNNNNNNNNNNNNNNNNNNNNNNNNNNNNNNNNNNNNNATAATTTTCGCCCAACTCCCAAAAGGGCgagaaaatatgatttttttgatGCTTTTAAGGTATTTTACGCACAGAACGTTTGAACGCAATCGTTGCTTTTAATAATCAAACAGTAGTCGTTTGCatggaaataaaaattaaccatttcaGCATACGGAGCCATGTTAAACCCAATTTCCCCATTTCACCCATTAGCATAAACCAAACgctagaaagaaagagagagagagagagagaaagaaacaaggaaaaatCTTTTTTGAGGGTCCTCCTAAACTTGGTGTTAAAGAAAACTTGATATGAAATTGCCTAGGGGCCACCTTTTACCTCTGTATTTGCGAGTGCATAGCTTTTTATTCTTATCTTTGTCATAGACCATTATATGTATAAAATCAACAAAATACATCATCCTCTTGTGCCAAATGGACCAATCACACAAACTGTTGTTTTGGTGCAGTCAATTCTACCTTCACAATTTTGTTCagattgaaataaaaaatatggactCAATGATAATTCAACTCCATTTGGGCATTTTCTCTGATtatactaaaaagaaaaagctatATTCAGATTCAAATCAGATATGATTACAGGAAATCTAACCCATCTATTTCAATCTGGAATTTTGTTAACACAAAAGAAAAGCGTTTGAGACCAAATGAAAATCGCAAATACATTTCCAGTACGCCCAGATCTTTAACCTCCAAACCCGTAGAGAGTCCTTCCCTGCCGCTTCAGCGCATAGACAACATCCATGGCTGTCACGGTCTTCCTCCTAGCGTGTTCAGTGTACGTCACTGCGTCGCGAATAACGTTCTCCAAGAAGATCTTCAGCACCCCTCTTGTCTCCTCGTAGATTAGCCCGCTGATTCTCTTGACCCCTCCTCTCCTCGCCAGTCTCCGGATCGCTGGCTTCGTGATACCCTGGATGTTGTCCCGGAGAACCTTCCTGTGCCGCTTGGCTCCGCCCTTGCCCAAACCCTTGCCTCCCTTTCCACGGCCAGACATTTTCGAAAGCTTTATGAAGTTTGAGATTTTAGGGTTGAAGATTTTTGGTGAGGGATTTCTGGTGTGTATTGGGGTTTTTATAGAAGGGGTTTTGGGGAAGGGATTTGAGaagaaaggttttgaatttgGATGGGATGCTTGGCGCCGTTGGATTTGAAGGTGAATCGATGGTTGAAGAGGTCGATCCGTGTGCTTGTATTTGTGTGATTCCCAGGCGTCGATTATCTAGGATCGACGGTGCGCGTTGTTCTACCGATATGTGGCGCGGATCCTGGTTTTTCTTAGCTGTTTCTGTGCCATTGTGGCGGGCTATTCGAAATTTTGAGATGGCCGAAATAATGAAAAATGGTCGTATCAAccatcttttaattatttttctatacttCTCAAATTCTCAAGTccaaaatagaattttttttttttaaaaaaaatcaatctaatCTCATTCATAGAAAAGTCAAGAGCACAAAAGCTTTTACAATCAAAATTTATGctgaagctaaaagatcaaaaccaaagctaaaagattacacattaTAGAGGATAATAACAAACAGATTTTATATTGAAGTCCAAACTATAACGTCAAACATCTgttaacctatgactaatcttcagttgtaacaaCAAATTTGCTTTACGCTaacaatccaatgcataggtagctcttattcatTGACCTTAGGATTAGAAAAAACTTCATGTCAATACTCATCATCCTCGACCCGAAGGTCAGAATaccgttcacatccacaaccccaagggtttggaccaaATCATAAGGTGAGCAAATCAAGAAAGGAcatagccttattacaagcagcatgaaatacaagcaaaatagacgaacaaggaaaaaacaacaagaaagtaGCAAGacaaaacaacacaatataACCAGAATAcagggaaaaacaaaacaactagaaaacaaaaaaaaaagcacactaGGCGAAAGTCGGCAGCCGGAAGAAAAGCCGATCGCGTAATTGCCAGACACCGAAGTGAAGGAGGCGTTGGAAGCTCGACGCGGTAGGGGACGCGTTAAAAGACCCTGTAGAAGATTGTGGACGGCAAAGTGGCGCAAAGGAGATTGGTAGCGCACTCAAAAATTTgggggggaagtttgagtgaatcccccaagagCGTCACCCATAAAGTGTGCCAAAACAAACACCTcgcaagaaaaaggaaaaaacaagcagaaagaaaacacaaacataaaagaaagacagattggggaagggaggggggaaGGATCAAGGAAGAGGGTGGGAGGGGGCTGCTATGCTGTCCAAAATAGAATGTTATATTaataagggttaataacttttttagtatttgggttttgaagtttttttaattttttccatatgttttaaaaaatgacaaaattagtacctcagattttggaaaagaccgaATTACCACCTTCAGTTTGAGAAATTCTATGGgagtggccgaccaccccagtttgaccttaggggtggccaaggccgatatgggggtggctcccaagggccatggggtggttttgACCACCCCTTGAGGGTAGTTCGGCCATctccatataattttttaaactggaGGTGATGATTtaatcttttccaaaatctgaggtactagttttgtcatgttttaaaacttatgggataaattaaaaaatcccAAAGCCTAGGTACCAAAAAAAGTATTAACCCTATTAGTATCATTATGCTTTTGGTCTgatgatgtgtttgtttgtttggtttttttattttattttatttttaattaaaggaaTGCtgtattaataattttttaacaacttGATAATATTATACATATGTGATTGAAAACcacatcaattaattaaaaatttaaggagCAAATTCTGATGATGGGAATCCAATGCAACACCCCGATTTAAGATTAACCTAGTGACACCTTAATTTTTgtctaagagcctgtttgagattatgtttgaggagcctaaaagtgcgtttaacactcaaatagtttcattgaagaaaaaagtaatcgtttggtaaaaaaattaaaagcgtttttaagggtctaaaaaacttaaaaatgaccaaaacacatttttgaaaaaagctaaaaaatgaagcttttgccaaaaagaactttttgacttaaaagctctattttttaaacgcaatcccaaacaaaaaaaatactgaaatatatatatatatatatataggctcgGTCCAAAGCAATTCACCGGGTTAGACCTGGGTCACTTCTTTTTGGGCCAAATTGACCCATTCACCGGTCCATAGGTTTTGGCCTAATTATTATGGCCTATGTAACTGGGCCAATTTAGCATATCCTATAAGGCTCCAATCCAAGTCTCAAGTTCATCTAGTTGGCCCAAATCTTTCACAGCCCAGCTGCCACCAACAGCCGCACTACTAGCAGTTGGTGGCAgcccatttctctttctttttcccaaacttAAGCTTAcaccttgtgtttgaaaagatgttagaatattcgatattattatattatgttGCATTATATATTATAGGGTTTAGTTTTGGGTTTCTTGCTCActacttcttctctctctataaataaagagtTATGTAAACATATCAATAACACACTTACTTTATACAATGTAGTCgttatatgcttccgctctccaactctccaatatattttaacaatatattTAAGATGCACTAACTACTTCACATAAATCACAAATGGGATGCtatattaatatttgtttttgagcATTATCATCAAACGAGAATCTTTGGATAATATAGATCTCAAATCAGTAAATGAAAAGATTTGACAGCAAAACTACGATCCTCATCATATAAAGAATTTGATTTCaggtggttttgtttgtttgattcaTAAAAGATTTGTAAGTTAGGCTACTAATAAAGCACACAAATATTCCGAAAAATAGTTAGCCTTCTGAGAGGGGATAAGcttttattttcaattacaaAAAATCTTATCATATATTAATAAGCTAGAAATCAAACTACTAGAATTCTTCACCGACTACAATTCCTGCTTATATATTCTCTTATCATATTTCTCTTCAAATAGAATTCTTCACCCATGCACGTTTCTAATTCACAGAGATCGAGTCCACTTAGCATGGAGGCTGAAGTCAGAAAGCGAGAGCGAGAGGATGATGATGAGTACTACTTAAAAAATCTCCCGGCTGGGTATAGGTTCGATCCCAATGACAAAGAGCTAATTCTGAAGTACTTGAAGCCCAAGCTCTTTAACCAGCCCCTGCCACCAAACCAGATCATCGAAGTTAAACTCTCTCTCTACAACCCGAGCGAACTTCTTGCATAAATGAAATTTCTGTTTATTATTGAAGaaacatacaaacaatatggagaaaatgaattttacatttttactcAATATCCAAATGGAACGCGTCCAGATCGAGCAGCCTGTGATGTGTTCTGGAAGGCTTCTGGAGCTAACAAGGAAATTACAGGTACCGAAAACAGTATTATTGGTTTTAAGAAGACACTGGTTTTGTACAGTGGAAAACCGAAGTGTGTGAAGACCAACTGGATTATGCAGGAATATAGACTCAACAATCCTCCTTCAGAAGGGGTGAAAAtgacatagttttttttttttcaaatttcataatTCTCAAACTGACCATCACTGAATTTTGTTGTATTATCTAGTTAGACGAATGGGTATTATGCAAGATCTATGAGAGAGTATATGCAAAGAAATCTAAAAAAGCGGAAGATCGAGAAGAATATGTTGAAGGTGTGGAAGAAGAGGAAGCGAGCCCATCTTTGCCTAGCTTGCAACTCCAATGGTGCCCCGCAGTAGTCCCAGTCCCAACCGGTTGAACAACCTCCCATGTCTTTTCCTTGTAACTCAAATTGTGGTggatatttctcttattttttcttctcttcaaagtTATATGGCTTTGAAAGTGTTTCATTGTGCCAATTTTAGGGTATATTGGTTTACTAAGTGGGTTGATTCTAAccttgtgtttggaagcatttccATAggatctctcattctctcttccataCTAAGTGGGTTGATTCTAAccttgtgtttggaagcattcccataagatctctcattttctcttccatTCGGATTAAGAATGGGAATGATCCTCCCTTGTAAACTTTTCCTgcatttgattagaaaaaaaaatggtgcccCGTAGGAGTTCCGACGTATTGAACAACCTCCGCCGCTACAACTTCATCCACCGTTATAACTTCCACCGTTACAATTTACTGCACCATtgtcccaaccgattgaacaACTTCCCACATCTTTGCCTAATCGGAACTCAAATGTTGCCCGGCAGCAGCAGCAGTTCGTACCGTTTGATCCGCTTGATCAAATACAATCTTCTCAGTCATGTCTAAGAAATGCATGTCTTGAATTCGATTAATAATTCACGGCATAGTTAGGACGTTTTGGttttacatgttaattttttttttctttaatttatggatATGGATATTCAATTGATTGCCTTTCTTTAGCTCGTCTTTGTTGCTTAATGCATTTTGTTTGTCAAAACAAACCGGCTACCAACGAGGAAACCGGTTGGAAAAATCTGTACCAGAAAACCAGTTGAAAAAAATCAAGTACTCGGTTTCAGTTTTTGGCATCCGGTTAACTGGGCTAAGTGGCTAActtgtatttatatatatatatatatatatatatatattttaggtcatttttaaggtatttgtaaacaatgaagttttacgacatttttaaacattgaatttttagggcatttgtaaacaatgaagttttacaacatttttaaacattggatttttatttttttaaggcccaaaaagccaaaaacattggattttttgggattttttttaggttattttattttattttttattttttatttttttaaaaccatcacaacaaagcccaacttattgagacaaaaatgctaattatttttttttcttttaaaaaatgggcaaaaaattgttaaattaa
It contains:
- the LOC132186433 gene encoding histone H4-like, with the translated sequence MSGRGKGGKGLGKGGAKRHRKVLRDNIQVRNLSKMSGRGKGGKGLGKGGAKRHRKVLRDNIQGITKPAIRRLARRGGVKRISGLIYEETRGVLKIFLENVIRDAVTYTEHARRKTVTAMDVVYALKRQGRTLYGFGG